The Sporomusa termitida genome has a window encoding:
- a CDS encoding YibE/F family protein yields the protein MKKQLLFILVMLLSTGSLHAAPTPAVAYEKGTVVFVGPLDQSMQKQYQMAKGELVSIRMTSGPEAGKVVDTFNFVSSHSAYEIKVNPGDKVIVAVTHDLGKTSYYVSDFDRFDYVYVLGGLFVLALVVFGGFIGAKSVFVIAFSVLLIFKFFIGQVLAHQYSLTLLTLAVAAVIAMATQLVISGLSRKTLAAVLGTIGGVAIAGLLSMLAIKLMHLTGLDSEEAMLLKASTLSNIDFQGVLFAGMVFGALGAVMDVTISIASAVYEVKSVHPAISFKELVQAGMNVGRDIMGTMSNTLILAYAGSALPLMLLIASQQNAPMLKILNLNLIVTEFARALTGSIGLICAIPLTAMIAAMLLNRD from the coding sequence TTGAAAAAGCAGCTATTGTTCATTCTGGTAATGCTATTGTCAACTGGTTCACTGCACGCTGCTCCGACCCCGGCAGTTGCCTATGAAAAGGGAACAGTGGTCTTTGTCGGTCCCCTTGATCAGTCTATGCAGAAGCAATATCAGATGGCTAAAGGCGAGCTTGTCAGTATTCGAATGACAAGTGGTCCGGAAGCCGGTAAGGTTGTTGATACGTTTAATTTTGTCTCGTCCCATTCCGCGTATGAGATAAAAGTTAACCCCGGGGATAAAGTCATTGTTGCCGTTACTCACGACCTAGGGAAAACCAGCTATTATGTCAGTGATTTTGACCGTTTTGACTATGTATATGTTTTAGGGGGGTTGTTTGTTCTGGCGCTGGTTGTGTTTGGTGGCTTTATTGGCGCTAAGTCCGTATTCGTTATTGCCTTTTCGGTGCTGCTGATTTTTAAATTTTTTATCGGCCAGGTACTTGCTCATCAATATAGCCTGACACTTTTAACGCTGGCAGTGGCGGCAGTGATTGCCATGGCAACACAGCTTGTCATCAGCGGCTTATCCAGAAAGACGCTGGCTGCCGTATTGGGTACAATTGGCGGGGTGGCGATAGCCGGACTGCTTTCCATGCTGGCGATAAAACTTATGCATCTGACCGGGCTTGATTCGGAGGAAGCCATGCTGCTTAAAGCTTCAACCTTGTCGAACATTGATTTTCAGGGTGTGCTGTTTGCCGGTATGGTCTTTGGGGCGCTGGGCGCGGTTATGGATGTTACGATCTCAATTGCCTCAGCTGTATATGAAGTCAAGAGCGTACATCCGGCGATCAGTTTTAAAGAACTGGTACAGGCTGGTATGAATGTGGGGCGGGATATTATGGGGACAATGTCTAATACACTGATTCTTGCCTATGCCGGCAGTGCTTTGCCGCTCATGTTACTAATAGCCTCGCAGCAAAATGCACCGATGCTGAAAATTCTTAACCTAAACCTGATTGTGACGGAGTTTGCCAGGGCGCTTACAGGCAGTATCGGCCTGATTTGTGCCATACCACTGACGGCAATGATTGCAGCCATGCTGCTTAACCGGGATTAA